From Marivirga harenae, one genomic window encodes:
- a CDS encoding T9SS type A sorting domain-containing protein has product MKNYYSPIICFLVLIAVYFFSAPIQLENTIEVSKSEEVWSSKKIKIKSGKEAYMKPDGFIEYYNSITKTLNQSRDAYKAGYQYSELQKSLNLKSVARSDNLSADFISRGPGNVGGRTRAIAIDPDDNTNCTWFAGAASGGIWKTTDCGQSWENLSPDLPNLSTNSIAQSQSNPSTIYVGTGEVFAGNTSFVRGNGIYRSVDRGESWELLPSTVADNDYLSVNRLSIDPTNENVVLIATNSGIFKSTNGGASWDKKYSPTNNGSVQDLQVNPNDWNIQYAGVNSLGIIKSTDGGESWSLSSSGIDEGVRFEIAVSPSDPEIVYTSTFSGSSTLLYLSEDMGENWILVDDPNYNTDFLGDQGWYDNTIAVNPYNPYEVFVGGVSIGKYTIDSDNIGESERQFVGIDFEENTLIELVNFEADFNGGSLDIAGGTNSPSQDPVTVEIRFGNSNQQKAHRYTVPAGATSNVDISDYSYEDYVDVPFEVWDIENDRQLMVSFRDQEDNGVFDLNKGSESDAQLSNAREYLYIHDVTYSDIENNSIAQDGALEFANMYFFWPILAETATWNSDNLSNSIMRINYGSRFVAPANAIAVYDAYGNYENQNQSNLHPDHHHLTLIKTDEVNQTFMIVNGNDGGFGISTDNGERIDQITDGYITTQFYGADKKPGEEKYIGGMQDNGTWVSSGTSVDESNFYNFAIGGDGFEVIWHATDPQKVIGGYQFNGIRRSTNGGQSFTQATSGITDGPFITRLAGSATNPDVIYAIGPEGVYKSLNFGQTWSMKEINNDRWGGTASASDVEVSLANDQIVWAGAGMANGVLNLFVSTDAGETYEAVNNYAPNPQAYYTGIYTHPKEENTAYALFSRANFPKVLKTTDLGQTWEDISGFEGNSNGSDRGFPDVIAHSLLVMPFDTDIIWVGTEIGLYESLDGGETWNIRDDFPAVSVWSMKIVDDEVVIGTHGRGIWSAIVGALGSANIALSDFNYLGYGNAQISFDFPVDYTNVKLVIDNEEIVSLDEAQSGENLFELNDFYPFDGANVKIVATFNEDVIESQIFSIPSIDANPIIVSQESSGSAGEYQIKLVLKNNEPYEKIEVLFDSEIVYTDEQMLTEADGDRIIEFDYNIPNRNILQVKGYILDTVFTAIGQEPLVTSSSSRNSQFLRIYPNPAKDFINVDHNNFNFQEVKIYNSTGALIMKSILNEGENSIRLDSFDEGVYLFQFENDQGKLVSKRVIKE; this is encoded by the coding sequence ATGAAAAATTATTACTCCCCTATAATTTGCTTCCTTGTTTTAATAGCAGTTTATTTTTTTTCTGCACCGATCCAGCTTGAGAATACAATAGAGGTATCAAAATCCGAAGAAGTATGGTCAAGTAAAAAAATAAAAATCAAATCTGGTAAAGAGGCCTACATGAAACCTGATGGATTTATTGAATATTATAATTCAATAACAAAAACATTGAACCAGTCGAGAGATGCTTATAAAGCAGGCTATCAATATAGTGAATTGCAAAAGTCATTAAATCTCAAGAGTGTAGCTAGAAGTGACAATCTTTCAGCTGATTTTATTTCACGTGGGCCAGGTAATGTAGGCGGTAGAACAAGAGCAATAGCAATAGATCCTGATGATAATACGAACTGCACATGGTTTGCAGGAGCTGCTAGTGGTGGAATATGGAAAACTACTGATTGTGGTCAATCTTGGGAAAATCTTTCTCCTGATTTACCTAATTTATCTACTAATTCTATTGCACAAAGCCAATCTAATCCTAGTACAATATATGTAGGAACAGGAGAAGTTTTCGCTGGTAACACTTCATTTGTTCGAGGAAATGGAATTTATAGATCTGTAGATAGAGGTGAGTCGTGGGAGTTATTGCCTTCAACAGTTGCAGATAATGATTACTTATCTGTAAATAGACTTAGTATTGATCCTACAAATGAAAACGTGGTGCTGATTGCGACCAATTCTGGAATCTTTAAATCTACTAATGGCGGTGCTAGTTGGGATAAAAAGTATAGTCCAACTAATAATGGTTCTGTTCAAGATTTGCAAGTGAATCCAAATGATTGGAATATACAGTATGCTGGGGTGAACAGTTTAGGGATCATTAAATCTACTGATGGTGGAGAGAGTTGGTCTCTCTCAAGTTCAGGAATAGACGAAGGTGTTAGATTTGAGATTGCAGTTTCGCCAAGCGATCCTGAAATTGTGTATACATCGACTTTCTCAGGATCAAGCACCTTACTTTATTTATCGGAAGACATGGGGGAAAATTGGATATTAGTAGACGATCCTAATTATAATACCGACTTTTTAGGTGATCAGGGTTGGTATGATAATACCATTGCTGTGAACCCCTATAATCCTTATGAAGTGTTCGTTGGTGGAGTCAGTATAGGGAAATATACGATTGATTCAGATAATATTGGGGAATCGGAAAGACAATTTGTAGGAATTGATTTTGAAGAAAATACTCTTATTGAACTTGTTAATTTTGAAGCTGATTTTAATGGCGGGTCACTAGATATTGCTGGGGGAACCAATAGTCCTTCACAAGATCCAGTAACTGTTGAAATTAGGTTTGGTAATAGTAATCAGCAAAAAGCTCATCGTTATACAGTACCAGCTGGCGCAACTTCAAATGTCGATATTTCCGATTATAGTTACGAAGATTATGTAGATGTTCCTTTTGAAGTCTGGGATATCGAGAATGATCGACAGCTTATGGTTTCTTTTAGAGACCAAGAAGACAATGGTGTATTTGATCTTAATAAAGGAAGCGAGTCGGATGCTCAATTATCCAATGCAAGAGAATATTTATATATTCACGATGTTACCTATAGTGATATAGAAAACAATAGTATCGCGCAAGATGGTGCGCTTGAATTTGCTAATATGTATTTCTTTTGGCCTATTCTGGCTGAAACTGCGACATGGAATTCTGATAACCTTAGCAACTCAATAATGAGGATAAATTATGGGTCTCGATTTGTTGCCCCAGCCAATGCAATTGCCGTTTATGATGCATATGGTAATTACGAAAATCAAAATCAAAGCAATCTTCATCCCGACCACCATCATCTTACGCTAATAAAAACAGATGAGGTAAATCAAACATTTATGATTGTAAATGGAAATGACGGTGGGTTTGGGATATCTACTGATAATGGTGAGAGAATAGATCAAATTACTGATGGTTACATAACCACTCAATTTTATGGTGCCGATAAAAAGCCCGGAGAAGAGAAGTATATAGGCGGTATGCAGGATAACGGTACTTGGGTTTCATCAGGAACAAGTGTTGACGAAAGCAATTTTTATAATTTTGCTATTGGAGGTGATGGATTTGAAGTTATTTGGCATGCAACAGATCCTCAGAAAGTAATTGGAGGTTATCAATTTAATGGTATAAGAAGATCGACCAATGGCGGGCAATCATTTACACAGGCCACAAGTGGAATTACTGATGGACCTTTTATAACTCGTTTAGCTGGATCTGCGACTAATCCCGATGTTATATATGCCATCGGGCCAGAAGGGGTTTATAAAAGTTTAAATTTTGGTCAGACCTGGAGTATGAAGGAAATTAATAATGATCGTTGGGGTGGCACAGCTAGTGCAAGTGACGTAGAAGTGTCATTGGCCAATGATCAAATAGTTTGGGCAGGGGCGGGTATGGCCAATGGTGTTTTGAATTTATTTGTATCTACAGATGCTGGAGAAACCTATGAAGCAGTGAATAATTATGCGCCTAATCCGCAAGCTTACTATACTGGTATTTACACCCATCCAAAAGAGGAAAACACAGCCTATGCATTGTTTAGTCGAGCAAATTTTCCTAAAGTTTTGAAAACAACAGACTTGGGTCAAACTTGGGAAGATATTTCGGGTTTTGAAGGTAATAGTAATGGTAGTGATAGAGGTTTTCCCGATGTTATTGCCCATAGTTTATTAGTAATGCCATTTGATACTGATATAATATGGGTAGGGACGGAGATTGGGTTATATGAATCTCTGGACGGTGGTGAAACCTGGAATATAAGAGATGATTTTCCAGCCGTATCCGTTTGGTCTATGAAAATTGTAGATGATGAAGTTGTTATTGGAACACACGGAAGAGGTATCTGGTCTGCTATAGTTGGCGCATTAGGAAGTGCCAATATAGCATTATCTGATTTTAATTATCTAGGCTATGGAAATGCTCAAATAAGTTTTGATTTTCCGGTTGACTATACAAATGTAAAATTAGTGATTGATAATGAGGAAATAGTTAGCTTGGATGAAGCGCAGTCAGGAGAGAATCTATTTGAGCTGAATGATTTTTATCCTTTCGATGGTGCTAATGTTAAGATTGTAGCAACCTTTAATGAGGATGTAATTGAATCTCAAATATTCTCGATTCCAAGCATTGATGCCAATCCTATTATTGTATCTCAAGAGAGTTCGGGGTCTGCTGGGGAGTATCAGATTAAACTGGTATTGAAAAACAATGAGCCTTATGAAAAAATAGAAGTTTTGTTCGATAGTGAAATTGTTTATACAGATGAACAGATGCTCACGGAAGCGGATGGAGACAGAATTATTGAATTTGATTATAATATCCCTAATCGTAATATTTTACAAGTAAAAGGATATATTTTGGATACAGTTTTTACAGCCATTGGGCAAGAGCCATTGGTAACTTCAAGTAGTTCTCGAAACAGTCAGTTTTTAAGAATTTACCCAAATCCTGCAAAAGACTTTATTAATGTTGACCATAATAATTTTAATTTCCAGGAAGTTAAAATCTATAACTCAACAGGAGCATTAATTATGAAATCTATTTTAAATGAGGGTGAAAATTCTATTAGGTTGGATTCTTTTGATGAAGGCGTGTATCTCTTCCAGTTTGAAAATGACCAGGGTAAATTAGTAAGCAAACGAGTAATTAAAGAATAA
- a CDS encoding SusD/RagB family nutrient-binding outer membrane lipoprotein — MKNISKLYIMLASLFVGLAACTQDFEEINNDPNNPTEVPASTLLTQAQFNLSNRVWSRAMNFEFGMLMVQHFSQGEYAEDSRYNQNVSTFTASWNSFYANSLYDLIAAREIVQANEGLNDAIKGNQTAVLDILKVWSMQIVTDTWVNVPYSEAFNPDEFPNPAYDAQEEVYSGLISELNAAISNITVGEPGFTSGDIFYGGDMASWARFANSLKLKIGMRIADVDAGTASTLVSQALNAGVFTANDEGFIFNFAADQRIANPFFVDNSINNRDDFAVSDVLVEKLEELNDPRLMAFADTSITGDYTGLPYGLSDGESFNLFATASRPNPAIREATAPAYLLTYAEVKFFEAEAIERGIVSGDAEVAYNEAVTASMNQWGFDDSEGAITDYLTANPYDAGNWEESIGVQKWLALYTNGLEAWAEWRRLDFPQLEVPAAGVRSYIPVRALYTSDELGNNGSSVSNSGINNEMDVAPWWDVN, encoded by the coding sequence ATGAAAAATATATCAAAATTATACATAATGTTGGCCTCACTATTTGTGGGACTGGCAGCGTGCACGCAGGATTTTGAGGAAATTAATAATGACCCTAATAATCCTACTGAAGTACCCGCTTCAACACTATTAACGCAAGCGCAATTCAACTTGTCTAATAGAGTTTGGAGCAGGGCAATGAACTTTGAGTTCGGGATGTTGATGGTACAACATTTTTCTCAAGGAGAGTATGCAGAAGATTCTCGTTACAATCAGAACGTAAGTACTTTTACCGCTTCATGGAATAGCTTTTATGCAAACAGTCTTTACGACTTAATTGCAGCAAGAGAGATTGTGCAAGCAAACGAAGGACTGAATGATGCGATTAAAGGCAACCAAACTGCTGTATTGGACATATTGAAAGTATGGTCAATGCAAATTGTGACTGATACTTGGGTAAATGTTCCATACTCTGAAGCATTTAATCCTGATGAATTTCCAAATCCAGCATATGATGCTCAGGAGGAAGTTTACAGTGGTTTAATCAGTGAATTAAATGCTGCAATTTCTAACATAACAGTTGGAGAGCCAGGTTTTACTTCAGGAGATATCTTTTACGGTGGTGATATGGCTTCTTGGGCTAGATTCGCTAATTCTTTGAAATTGAAGATCGGTATGAGAATAGCTGATGTTGATGCAGGAACTGCTTCTACTTTGGTTTCTCAAGCTTTAAACGCTGGAGTTTTTACAGCAAATGATGAAGGTTTCATATTTAATTTTGCAGCAGATCAGCGAATCGCGAATCCATTCTTTGTTGATAATTCTATCAATAACAGAGATGACTTTGCAGTTTCTGATGTATTAGTTGAAAAGCTTGAAGAATTAAATGATCCTAGATTGATGGCTTTTGCCGATACTTCTATTACAGGTGATTATACTGGTCTTCCTTATGGTCTATCTGATGGAGAGTCATTTAATTTGTTTGCAACTGCATCTCGTCCTAATCCTGCGATAAGAGAGGCAACTGCTCCAGCTTACTTGCTTACTTATGCTGAAGTTAAATTTTTCGAAGCTGAAGCTATTGAAAGAGGAATTGTTAGTGGTGATGCAGAAGTTGCTTATAACGAAGCGGTTACTGCTTCAATGAATCAGTGGGGATTTGATGACTCAGAAGGAGCGATCACTGACTATTTAACTGCTAATCCTTATGATGCAGGTAACTGGGAAGAATCTATAGGTGTTCAAAAGTGGTTAGCACTTTATACCAACGGATTAGAAGCTTGGGCTGAATGGAGAAGATTAGATTTCCCTCAGTTGGAGGTACCGGCTGCTGGTGTTAGATCATATATCCCTGTTAGAGCACTATATACTTCAGATGAGTTAGGTAATAACGGAAGTTCTGTTTCTAACTCAGGAATTAATAATGAAATGGATGTTGCCCCTTGGTGGGATGTGAACTAG
- a CDS encoding SusC/RagA family TonB-linked outer membrane protein, which translates to MKKLLLMLSFFLIASYSWAQDRTVSGTVVDEDGPLPGVNVIVKGTTIGTTTDLDGNYKLSVSSDAEALLFTYIGFEKMEVAIGSKSVIDVTLQPDVQQLGEVVVTALGVSREKRSIGYSTQSVDGEKLAESRETNIVNSLQGAVAGVQIQGSQGAMGGSSRITIRGANSFLGENQPLFVVDGMPINNDNYASAAQQEGFGGGSYDYGNAASDINPNDIESMEVLKGAAATALYGTRGSNGVILITTKSASRKKGLGVSINSSATFENPLALMEHQQRYGGGATTGSASGFVEFTEDGTNYLAPVYSKDGAWGPKYDPSINVRHWDSWDPDAANYGETRPWVAPENQYEEFFETGVTLTNSVAVSGANDEGDFRLSYTNLDQKGMMPNSELGRNTVSFNSSYNLTDKLSVSAAGSLIQQDASGRNATGYANANPMQGFYQWWQTQLDFDRLKDDTFTDGTQQTWNPTGTQVDPNTGELLGFDPNVRFFDNPYWVRNNYLQEDTRDRFFGNFNLNYELTDGLSVNVKAMRDGFTFRSREGVPVGGINQPSYNEVTRTFSETNLEGKILYDTQFNEDITLNAMVGGNLMSQGRTFNRIATVGGLVLPNFYNIANSAGSPQIDTDFENRAINSVFTTASLGLFYTVYVDLALRGDWSSTLPEGDNNYWYPSVSTSFVFSELDALANNSVISFGKLRAGYGQAANDANPYQLRNVYSNVVPNFGSFPRYTVPNSRRNPNLLPEITNEFELGLEMNFLNNRVGFDVSYYDRTTVNQIFNVPSSSSTGFTSRLLNAGSMRNSGFEVMLNATPIQSGDFRWDMNLNFATFNNEVVELNEDAGVESIIAGTTWAADVRVQKGFPYMSLFGQTFQTDDDGNTIVGANGIPLANQDREFLGSTIADFAGGFRNTFTYKNFSVGALIDFQGGGVIHSTSLQWAKYSGMLPETAEGNIREEGVIVDGVTETGETNTTAVPAQTFYQSIWTVAAPNVYDASFVKLREVTVGYNIPNSVFGNLAIKDARISFLGRNLAILFSNLPYLDPQGVNGAGNIQGLENAQVPTSRSLGFDLSFKF; encoded by the coding sequence ATGAAGAAACTATTACTAATGCTAAGTTTCTTCCTGATTGCCTCATACTCATGGGCACAGGATAGAACGGTTTCTGGTACAGTGGTGGACGAAGATGGTCCCTTACCAGGTGTAAACGTAATTGTGAAGGGTACTACTATTGGTACCACTACCGATTTAGACGGTAATTATAAACTTTCAGTGTCTTCTGATGCTGAAGCACTTTTATTTACCTATATCGGTTTTGAAAAAATGGAGGTTGCAATTGGCTCTAAGTCAGTTATTGATGTAACCTTACAGCCTGATGTTCAACAACTAGGTGAAGTTGTAGTAACAGCTTTAGGTGTTTCAAGAGAAAAAAGGTCAATTGGTTATTCTACACAATCTGTAGATGGCGAAAAGTTGGCTGAATCAAGAGAGACCAATATTGTAAACTCACTTCAGGGTGCAGTTGCGGGTGTTCAAATCCAAGGTTCTCAAGGAGCAATGGGTGGTTCATCTCGTATTACTATTCGTGGTGCAAACTCTTTCTTAGGAGAAAACCAACCACTTTTCGTAGTGGACGGAATGCCAATTAACAATGATAATTATGCTTCAGCTGCTCAACAAGAAGGTTTTGGTGGCGGTTCGTATGATTACGGTAATGCTGCTTCTGATATCAATCCAAATGACATTGAGTCAATGGAAGTATTGAAAGGTGCTGCTGCAACTGCATTGTATGGAACTAGAGGATCTAATGGTGTAATTTTAATCACTACAAAATCTGCCTCAAGGAAAAAAGGACTAGGAGTTTCAATTAACTCTTCAGCAACCTTCGAAAATCCATTGGCCTTAATGGAGCACCAGCAAAGATATGGTGGTGGAGCTACAACTGGCTCAGCGTCAGGATTTGTTGAGTTTACAGAGGATGGAACTAATTATTTAGCTCCTGTTTATTCTAAAGATGGTGCTTGGGGACCTAAGTATGATCCTAGCATAAATGTACGTCATTGGGATTCTTGGGATCCAGACGCTGCTAATTATGGTGAAACAAGACCATGGGTAGCTCCTGAAAATCAGTATGAAGAATTCTTTGAAACTGGCGTAACGCTTACTAATTCAGTGGCAGTTTCAGGAGCAAATGATGAAGGTGATTTCAGATTATCTTACACTAATTTAGATCAGAAAGGTATGATGCCTAATTCTGAATTGGGTAGAAATACAGTAAGTTTCAATTCTTCTTATAATTTGACAGATAAATTAAGTGTATCTGCTGCAGGTAGTTTAATCCAACAAGATGCTTCTGGAAGAAATGCTACAGGTTATGCGAATGCTAACCCAATGCAAGGTTTCTACCAGTGGTGGCAAACTCAGTTGGATTTCGATAGATTGAAAGATGATACTTTCACTGACGGAACTCAGCAGACATGGAATCCGACTGGTACTCAGGTTGATCCAAATACTGGGGAATTATTAGGCTTTGATCCAAACGTAAGATTCTTTGATAATCCTTACTGGGTGAGAAACAATTATTTACAAGAAGATACTAGAGATCGTTTCTTTGGTAACTTTAATTTAAATTACGAATTAACTGATGGTTTAAGCGTAAACGTAAAAGCCATGAGAGATGGATTCACTTTCAGATCTAGAGAAGGTGTACCTGTTGGTGGTATTAACCAGCCAAGTTATAATGAGGTGACTAGAACATTTTCTGAAACTAACTTGGAAGGTAAAATTCTATATGATACACAATTCAATGAGGATATAACATTGAATGCTATGGTGGGTGGTAACTTGATGAGCCAAGGTAGAACTTTTAATAGAATTGCTACTGTAGGTGGTTTGGTATTACCTAATTTCTATAATATTGCTAACTCTGCCGGTTCTCCTCAAATTGATACCGATTTTGAGAACAGAGCGATTAACAGTGTATTTACAACGGCTTCATTGGGCTTGTTTTATACAGTATACGTTGATTTAGCCTTAAGAGGTGATTGGTCTTCAACCTTACCAGAAGGAGATAATAACTATTGGTACCCATCAGTATCGACTAGTTTTGTGTTCAGTGAGTTAGATGCTTTAGCGAATAATTCAGTGATTTCTTTTGGTAAATTAAGAGCTGGCTATGGACAAGCTGCAAACGATGCTAATCCATACCAATTAAGAAATGTATACTCTAACGTTGTACCAAACTTTGGTTCGTTCCCAAGATATACTGTACCTAATTCAAGAAGAAACCCTAATCTATTACCAGAGATCACCAATGAGTTTGAGCTTGGTTTAGAAATGAACTTCTTGAATAACAGAGTTGGATTTGATGTGTCATATTACGACAGAACTACTGTTAACCAAATCTTTAATGTTCCATCATCTTCTTCTACTGGATTTACTTCTAGATTGTTGAATGCTGGATCGATGAGAAATAGTGGATTCGAAGTAATGTTAAATGCGACTCCAATTCAATCTGGTGATTTCAGATGGGATATGAATTTAAACTTTGCAACATTTAATAATGAAGTTGTTGAGTTGAACGAAGATGCTGGTGTTGAAAGCATTATTGCAGGTACAACTTGGGCAGCAGACGTTAGAGTTCAAAAAGGATTCCCATATATGTCATTATTTGGACAAACTTTCCAAACTGACGATGATGGAAACACTATTGTAGGTGCTAACGGTATTCCATTAGCAAATCAAGATAGAGAATTCTTAGGAAGTACTATCGCAGATTTTGCTGGTGGTTTTAGAAATACTTTCACTTATAAGAATTTCTCAGTTGGAGCTTTGATTGACTTTCAGGGTGGTGGTGTAATTCACTCTACTTCTTTGCAGTGGGCTAAATACTCGGGTATGTTGCCAGAAACTGCTGAAGGAAACATTAGAGAAGAAGGTGTTATTGTTGATGGTGTAACTGAAACTGGTGAAACTAATACAACTGCTGTACCTGCTCAAACTTTTTATCAATCAATTTGGACTGTAGCTGCACCTAATGTTTATGATGCTTCATTTGTGAAGTTAAGAGAGGTAACTGTAGGATATAATATCCCTAACAGTGTATTTGGTAATTTGGCTATTAAAGATGCTAGAATATCTTTCTTAGGAAGAAACTTAGCTATCTTATTCAGCAACTTACCTTACCTAGACCCTCAAGGAGTAAATGGTGCTGGTAATATCCAAGGATTGGAAAATGCTCAAGTTCCTACTTCAAGATCATTAGGTTTTGACTTAAGCTTCAAATTCTAA
- a CDS encoding DUF3179 domain-containing (seleno)protein, translating into MNKNLHIYLLTIVFLMVVLSCKEEVSIEEERPAANVTSKLIFDNIGGKDIVVVGNPSANFIVSFEQKLSSGDIPDLEVVNGRLPIVMEDREGNFYDVFGLIVEGERQGEYLLPILSYQSYWFAIAAFYPGIELHNRGAQEVSLNLKSNPEWSIPTTNLFVGTGFGAIPAIDNPKFNLINNDGPNIDQAKIPANDDLVIGLIEEGEPFAYPHNILNWHEVLNQKVEDTDITITFCPLTGTAIGWKGDKSFGVSGLLYNSNLIAYDRVTESLWSQMTASSINGELRDEKLEVISLTETTWGTWSTMYPDTKLLSTETGYSRDYDQTPYRGYSENNDLIYYPLDYQDDRLPNKERVHVVIIEKEAKVYDFDSFY; encoded by the coding sequence ATGAATAAAAATCTACATATCTATTTGTTGACCATAGTTTTTTTGATGGTTGTGTTATCGTGTAAAGAAGAGGTTAGTATTGAAGAGGAACGACCTGCTGCGAATGTAACAAGTAAATTGATCTTTGATAATATTGGAGGGAAAGATATTGTGGTTGTCGGGAATCCATCTGCAAATTTCATAGTGTCATTTGAGCAGAAACTTTCTTCAGGCGATATTCCAGATTTAGAGGTTGTTAATGGGAGACTGCCCATAGTAATGGAAGATAGAGAAGGTAATTTTTATGATGTTTTTGGTCTAATTGTAGAAGGTGAACGCCAAGGAGAATATCTGTTACCAATATTATCCTACCAATCTTATTGGTTTGCAATAGCTGCTTTCTATCCAGGTATTGAGTTACATAATAGAGGAGCTCAAGAAGTGAGTTTGAATTTAAAATCTAATCCAGAATGGTCAATTCCTACTACTAATTTGTTTGTAGGTACAGGCTTTGGCGCCATCCCTGCAATTGATAACCCAAAGTTTAATTTAATTAATAATGATGGCCCAAATATCGACCAAGCAAAAATACCGGCCAATGATGATCTAGTTATTGGATTGATTGAAGAAGGAGAGCCTTTTGCTTATCCCCATAATATTTTGAATTGGCATGAGGTGTTAAACCAAAAAGTTGAAGATACAGACATCACGATTACGTTCTGTCCGCTAACAGGAACAGCAATAGGTTGGAAAGGCGATAAAAGTTTTGGGGTCAGTGGTTTATTATATAATAGCAATTTAATAGCCTACGATAGAGTCACGGAAAGTTTATGGTCTCAAATGACCGCATCTTCCATTAATGGAGAATTGAGAGATGAAAAATTAGAAGTTATAAGTCTGACAGAAACGACATGGGGTACGTGGAGTACAATGTATCCTGATACTAAGCTTTTATCAACCGAAACGGGTTATTCCAGAGATTATGATCAAACTCCGTATAGAGGCTATTCAGAAAATAATGATTTGATCTATTACCCTTTAGATTACCAGGATGATAGATTACCTAATAAAGAAAGAGTACATGTAGTAATAATTGAGAAAGAAGCAAAAGTATATGATTTCGATAGTTTCTATTAA
- a CDS encoding HesB/IscA family protein: MVPVKISEEAVNEVKNIMQNKNIPEGYGLRVGVRGGGGCSAAGMNYMLGFDKPKESDKIFEIEGIPVYIDKSHVMYIIGMEVRFHEGNDARGFIFVNPETEEELN; this comes from the coding sequence ATGGTTCCTGTTAAAATCTCAGAAGAGGCAGTTAATGAAGTTAAGAATATCATGCAGAATAAAAATATCCCTGAAGGATATGGACTGCGTGTAGGAGTTCGAGGCGGAGGAGGTTGCAGTGCTGCAGGCATGAATTATATGCTGGGTTTTGATAAACCCAAAGAATCAGATAAAATTTTTGAGATAGAGGGCATTCCAGTTTATATTGATAAAAGCCATGTGATGTATATAATTGGAATGGAAGTTAGGTTTCACGAAGGAAATGATGCTCGAGGCTTTATTTTTGTAAATCCTGAAACAGAGGAGGAATTGAATTGA
- a CDS encoding nuclear transport factor 2 family protein — MKKLLALTILLLPFTVKAQTPTATINQFMDNWHKAAATADEDVFFGSMTEDGIYLGTDKTEKWTREEMAEWADEHFQKESAWSFTASERDIYFSENGKTAWINEKLDTWMGVCKGTAVLVLKPEGWKIALYDLSVTIDNNKIDAFLELTNED, encoded by the coding sequence ATGAAGAAGCTCCTTGCTCTAACCATTCTTTTACTACCATTTACTGTAAAAGCTCAGACTCCCACTGCAACCATCAATCAATTTATGGATAATTGGCACAAAGCTGCGGCTACAGCCGATGAAGATGTGTTTTTTGGAAGCATGACGGAAGATGGTATTTATTTAGGTACCGACAAAACTGAAAAGTGGACGAGAGAGGAAATGGCTGAATGGGCAGATGAGCATTTTCAAAAAGAATCTGCCTGGTCTTTCACAGCTTCAGAAAGAGATATTTATTTTTCTGAAAATGGTAAAACAGCTTGGATAAATGAAAAACTGGATACTTGGATGGGGGTATGCAAAGGGACAGCTGTGTTGGTTTTAAAACCAGAAGGCTGGAAAATAGCCCTATACGATTTATCAGTAACCATTGATAATAATAAAATAGATGCTTTCTTGGAGTTAACTAATGAAGATTAG
- a CDS encoding YkvA family protein: MSKRLNHKNAFRRATRVLADKRLSNKLLIEVKQTLTSRAKASEKIGQLRNKISTLIRLVKAYTKGSYKNISFKSMIYTVGVLIYFITPMDIVPDFIPVSGFIDDASLILWLYNHLGYELQQFKAWESKQEEK, translated from the coding sequence ATGAGTAAAAGATTAAACCATAAAAATGCTTTTAGAAGAGCCACCCGTGTTTTAGCAGATAAAAGACTGAGCAATAAGCTGCTCATTGAAGTAAAACAGACTTTAACGAGTCGGGCCAAAGCTTCTGAAAAGATTGGACAATTAAGAAATAAAATCTCAACACTTATTCGATTAGTAAAAGCCTATACTAAAGGGAGTTATAAAAACATTTCTTTCAAAAGCATGATTTATACCGTTGGGGTTTTAATCTATTTCATTACCCCCATGGACATTGTGCCTGACTTCATTCCCGTTTCTGGTTTTATTGATGATGCATCATTAATTCTTTGGCTTTACAATCATTTAGGTTACGAATTGCAACAATTCAAGGCTTGGGAGAGTAAGCAAGAAGAAAAGTAA